The following proteins are encoded in a genomic region of Diabrotica virgifera virgifera chromosome 1, PGI_DIABVI_V3a:
- the LOC114329764 gene encoding uncharacterized protein LOC114329764, with the protein MIARLLFAFIVISLWCSDMIQGMGTYKYIMQSMAGCSGPEYADSESPLKNVVFKKINRTTQTISFDLEWKRPIDNTLGATLKAEKLSNGGGGHMAVPFIPLMVDPCNILLKNFRNHWVDFTTNMGVPEPEKCPIPPGNYSLKNLVFNTEYSQQNSFPIVGRFLYRTTIIDLKTKKIITCVETITEHAKL; encoded by the exons ATGATTGCTAGACTCCTATTTGCGTTTATCGTAATTAGTTTATGGTGTTCAGATATGATTCAA GGCATGGGAACATACAAATATATCATGCAGAGCATGGCAGGTTGTTCCGGTCCAGAATACGCTGACTCTGAATCGCCATTAAAAAATGTGGTGTTTAAGAAAATCAACCGGACAACACAGACTATAAGCTTTGACTTAGAATGGAAAAGGCCCATAGACAATACTTTGGGG GCTACACTAAAGGCAGAAAAACTTAGTAATGGTGGAGGAGGACATATGGCTGTTCCATTTATTCCCTTGATGGTAGATCCATGTAATATATTATTAAAGAATTTCAGAAACCACTGGGTAGACTTCACTACAAATATGGGAGTGCCTGAGCCTGAAAAATGTCCAATACCACCT ggTAACTACAGTTTAAAGAATTTGGTGTTTAATACGGAGTACTCGCAGCAAAATTCGTTTCCTATTGTCGGACGATTCCTCTATAGGACTACGATTATAGacctaaaaaccaaaaaaattattacatgcGTAGAAACGATTACAGAACATGctaaattgtaa